The following proteins come from a genomic window of Paramicrobacterium humi:
- a CDS encoding class I SAM-dependent methyltransferase, with product MTLLDSSPAMLDKARRRLALLPADITRRVSLVEGDGTDAARAMNGRRFDAVLCHGVLGYLDDPEPMVDELCRLLAPAGILSIMTGNAATMAVRPALEQRWSDALASFDADTEIGVLGVPSRADTVESLSGLLRARGVEPVDWYGVWLFADWLEFGGAHVDTSDRERLAAMVDVEFEAARRDPYRQLSRVFHLVGRTAV from the coding sequence GTGACGCTTCTCGATTCGTCGCCCGCGATGCTCGACAAGGCGAGGCGACGGCTCGCGCTGCTTCCCGCCGACATCACCCGCCGGGTGAGCCTTGTCGAGGGGGACGGCACGGATGCCGCACGGGCCATGAACGGCCGGCGGTTCGACGCAGTGCTGTGCCACGGCGTGCTCGGCTACCTCGACGACCCTGAGCCGATGGTCGACGAGCTGTGCCGGCTCCTCGCGCCTGCCGGCATCCTGTCGATAATGACGGGCAATGCGGCCACGATGGCCGTCCGGCCCGCGCTCGAGCAGCGCTGGTCGGATGCGCTCGCCTCGTTCGACGCCGACACCGAGATCGGCGTGCTCGGAGTGCCGTCACGCGCCGACACGGTCGAGTCGCTCAGCGGGCTGCTGCGTGCACGCGGCGTCGAACCGGTCGACTGGTACGGCGTGTGGCTGTTCGCCGACTGGCTCGAGTTCGGCGGGGCTCACGTCGACACGTCGGACCGGGAGCGGCTCGCGGCGATGGTCGACGTCGAGTTCGAGGCCGCGCGGCGCGACCCGTACCGGCAGCTCAGCCGCGTGTTCCACCTGGTGGGCCGCACGGCGGTCTGA
- a CDS encoding bifunctional methylenetetrahydrofolate dehydrogenase/methenyltetrahydrofolate cyclohydrolase, producing the protein MTAQILDGRAASAEIRAELTERVAALKARGVTPGIATVLVGADPASQLYVGMKHKQSAAIGMNSIQRELPADATQEDVEALIDELNADPACHGYIVQLPLPKHLDTDAILERIDPAKDADGLHPTNLGRLVLNVNAPIATPLPCTPRGVIELLLRNDYDLKGRHVVVVGRGVTIGRSIGLLLTRRDLNATVTLTHTGTVDLPNYLKQADVIVAAAGVKHLVKPEDVKPGAAVLDVGVTREANPETGKSKVFGDVDPGVAEVAGYLSPNPGGVGPMTVALLMTNVVEAAERQLA; encoded by the coding sequence ATGACCGCACAAATCCTCGACGGCCGCGCGGCGTCCGCTGAGATCCGCGCCGAACTCACCGAGCGCGTCGCCGCGCTGAAGGCGCGCGGCGTCACACCGGGAATCGCGACGGTGCTCGTCGGCGCCGACCCCGCCTCGCAGCTGTACGTCGGCATGAAGCACAAGCAGTCGGCAGCGATCGGGATGAACTCCATCCAGCGCGAACTGCCAGCCGACGCGACGCAAGAGGACGTGGAAGCTCTCATCGACGAGCTCAACGCCGACCCCGCATGTCACGGCTATATCGTGCAGCTGCCGCTGCCGAAGCACCTCGACACCGATGCGATCCTCGAGCGCATCGACCCCGCGAAGGACGCCGACGGACTCCACCCGACGAACCTCGGCCGGCTCGTGCTCAACGTCAACGCGCCGATCGCGACGCCGCTGCCGTGCACGCCGCGCGGGGTCATCGAGCTGCTGCTGCGCAACGACTACGACCTCAAGGGCAGGCACGTCGTCGTCGTCGGCCGCGGCGTCACGATCGGCCGCTCGATCGGGCTGCTGCTCACTCGCCGTGACCTCAACGCGACAGTGACCCTCACCCACACGGGCACCGTCGACCTGCCGAACTACCTGAAGCAGGCTGACGTGATCGTCGCCGCCGCGGGCGTCAAGCATCTCGTGAAGCCCGAGGACGTCAAGCCGGGAGCCGCCGTTCTCGACGTCGGCGTCACGCGGGAGGCGAATCCCGAGACCGGCAAATCGAAGGTGTTCGGCGACGTCGATCCGGGCGTCGCCGAGGTCGCCGGCTATCTGTCCCCGAACCCGGGCGGCGTCGGTCCGATGACCGTCGCGCTGCTCATGACGAATGTCGTCGAGGCGGCGGAGCGCCAGCTGGCCTGA
- the glyA gene encoding serine hydroxymethyltransferase, whose protein sequence is MTDTFNAPLAEVDPEIAEVLEKELGRQRDYLEMIASENFVPVSVLQSQGSVLTNKYAEGYPGRRYYGGCEYVDIAESLAIERAKKLFGAEYANVQPHSGASANAAVLSAIATPGDTILGLELAHGGHLTHGMKLNFSGKLYNAVSYGVDPETFLVDMDVVRDKALEHKPSVIIAGWSAYPRQLDFAAFRAIADEVGATLWVDMAHFAGLVAAGLHPSPVPYADVVSSTVHKTIGGPRSGFIVSRDTALAKKLNSNVFPGQQGGPLMHVIAAKATAFLLAATDEFKDRQERTLSGAKLLAEALTSDESRAAGVNVLTGGTDVHLVLADLRESALSGQDAEDRLHEVGITVNKNSVPFDPRPPMVTSGMRIGTPALATRGFGDAEFAEVADIIALTMRPDADLPGLRERVAKLTQAFPLYPGLQQ, encoded by the coding sequence ATGACCGACACGTTCAACGCCCCGCTCGCGGAGGTCGACCCTGAGATCGCCGAGGTCCTCGAGAAGGAGCTCGGCCGGCAGCGCGACTACCTCGAGATGATCGCGAGCGAGAACTTCGTTCCCGTCTCGGTGCTGCAGTCGCAGGGTTCCGTGCTCACGAACAAGTACGCCGAGGGCTACCCGGGGCGCCGCTACTACGGCGGCTGCGAGTACGTCGACATCGCCGAGTCGCTCGCCATCGAGCGCGCGAAGAAGCTCTTCGGCGCCGAGTACGCGAACGTCCAGCCCCACTCGGGCGCTTCCGCGAACGCCGCCGTGCTATCGGCGATCGCGACTCCTGGCGACACGATCCTCGGTCTCGAGCTCGCCCACGGCGGCCACCTCACCCACGGGATGAAGCTCAACTTCTCGGGCAAGCTGTACAACGCCGTCTCGTACGGCGTCGACCCTGAGACGTTCCTCGTCGACATGGACGTCGTGCGCGACAAGGCGCTCGAGCACAAGCCGAGCGTGATCATCGCCGGCTGGTCCGCCTACCCGCGCCAGCTCGACTTCGCCGCGTTCCGCGCGATCGCCGACGAGGTCGGTGCGACCCTGTGGGTCGACATGGCGCACTTCGCCGGTCTCGTCGCCGCTGGCCTTCACCCCTCGCCCGTGCCGTACGCCGACGTCGTCTCGTCGACGGTGCACAAGACCATCGGCGGCCCCCGCTCCGGCTTCATCGTCTCGCGCGACACTGCTCTGGCGAAGAAGCTCAACTCCAACGTCTTCCCCGGCCAGCAGGGCGGCCCGCTCATGCACGTGATCGCGGCGAAGGCGACGGCGTTCCTTCTCGCGGCGACTGACGAGTTCAAGGACCGGCAGGAACGCACGCTGAGCGGCGCGAAGCTGCTCGCCGAGGCGCTCACCTCCGACGAGTCACGCGCCGCGGGCGTCAACGTCCTCACCGGGGGCACCGACGTGCACCTCGTGCTCGCCGACCTGCGCGAAAGCGCGCTGTCGGGGCAGGACGCCGAGGACCGCCTGCACGAGGTCGGCATCACGGTGAACAAGAACTCCGTGCCGTTCGACCCGCGCCCGCCGATGGTCACGAGCGGCATGCGCATCGGCACGCCGGCGCTCGCCACCCGCGGCTTCGGCGATGCCGAGTTCGCGGAGGTCGCCGACATCATCGCTCTCACGATGCGCCCCGACGCCGACCTTCCAGGACTGCGCGAGCGCGTGGCGAAGCTCACGCAGGCGTTCCCGCTGTACCCGGGCCTGCAGCAGTAG
- the mgtE gene encoding magnesium transporter, which translates to MSEPTETQTRIDEAIAEDRLSDVARLLRELGTREIVHRIEHSPRRRAAVVFRLLPKARAVDVFEKLGTATKGELIRGLQDADVTALFAELPPDDRVTLLDEVPATVAQRLLSGLDESERGVTTIMLGYPSRSVGRRMSPEFTLAHPEWRVAAALESVLADVDRADTIYAVPVTDGERRLVGIVSLRELLANDGDTLIGDIMRPVISVTASEDAEDAARLCSQQGLLALPVVDRETRLVGILAADDASRILREAEAEDVARAGGSEPLRRPYLSTSILRIARSRVVWLLVLAVSALLTVQVLEVFEATLGDMVALALFIPLLTGTGGNTGSQAATTITRALAVGDVRTRDIAKVMLREVRVGILLGLLLGTLGFALASVVYDLSLGIVIGTTLLCICAMAATVGGSMPLIAKKIKVDPAVFSTPFITTFCDATGLLIYFSIAKAVLGI; encoded by the coding sequence GTGAGCGAGCCGACTGAGACCCAGACCCGCATCGATGAGGCGATCGCCGAGGACCGGCTGTCCGATGTCGCCCGGCTTCTCCGCGAGCTCGGAACGCGCGAGATCGTGCACCGGATCGAGCACAGTCCGCGCCGTCGCGCCGCCGTGGTGTTCCGGCTTCTGCCGAAGGCACGCGCCGTCGACGTATTCGAGAAGCTCGGGACCGCGACGAAGGGCGAGCTCATTCGGGGGCTGCAGGACGCCGACGTCACTGCGCTGTTCGCCGAGCTGCCGCCCGATGATCGCGTGACGCTCCTCGACGAAGTGCCCGCGACTGTCGCGCAGCGGCTGCTGTCGGGGCTCGACGAGAGCGAGCGCGGGGTCACCACGATCATGCTCGGCTACCCGAGCCGCTCGGTCGGCCGCCGCATGAGTCCGGAGTTCACGCTCGCGCATCCGGAGTGGCGGGTCGCCGCCGCGCTTGAGAGCGTGCTCGCCGACGTCGATCGCGCCGACACGATCTACGCCGTACCCGTCACGGACGGCGAGCGGCGCCTCGTCGGCATCGTGAGCCTCAGGGAGCTGCTTGCGAACGACGGCGACACGCTCATCGGCGACATCATGCGCCCCGTCATCTCGGTGACGGCGAGTGAGGACGCGGAGGATGCGGCTCGGTTGTGCAGCCAACAGGGACTTCTCGCACTGCCTGTCGTCGACCGCGAGACGCGCCTCGTCGGAATCCTCGCCGCCGACGACGCGAGCCGCATCCTGCGCGAGGCCGAGGCGGAGGACGTCGCTCGCGCGGGAGGCAGCGAGCCGCTGCGGCGGCCCTACCTGTCGACGTCGATCCTGCGCATCGCGCGCTCTCGCGTCGTGTGGCTGCTCGTGCTCGCCGTCTCCGCGCTCCTGACCGTGCAAGTGCTTGAAGTGTTCGAGGCGACTCTCGGCGATATGGTCGCGCTCGCCCTCTTCATCCCGCTGCTCACGGGAACCGGCGGCAACACCGGATCGCAGGCGGCGACGACGATCACGCGTGCGCTCGCCGTGGGCGACGTGCGCACGCGCGACATCGCGAAGGTGATGCTGCGCGAGGTGCGCGTCGGCATCCTGCTTGGCCTGCTGCTCGGTACGCTCGGCTTCGCACTCGCGTCAGTCGTCTACGATCTGTCCCTCGGAATCGTCATCGGCACGACGCTGTTGTGCATCTGCGCTATGGCGGCGACAGTCGGCGGGTCGATGCCGCTCATCGCGAAGAAGATCAAGGTCGACCCGGCCGTCTTCTCGACGCCGTTCATCACGACGTTCTGCGATGCGACGGGACTGCTCATCTACTTCTCGATAGCGAAGGCCGTGCTGGGAATCTGA
- a CDS encoding DUF2332 domain-containing protein encodes MQPLDDDNLLAVSDRYARFARSEAHGNSAFYEAVCEAIAVDEELCARIAELPPAKQQPNLVLASARYLDAPEHAPADFTAWLVDAWPRVRAVALEHRTQTNEPNRTGVLLTLLAQIDGPVALIEVGASGGLCLFPDRYSHTYDDAHRLDPDDGRSAVVTRCETTGAVPFPTRMPRIVSRTGVDLHPLDVSRPEDARWLRALVWPGQREREERLDAAIGIARTTPPALIEGDLNERIGDLVAAVPSGVTPVVQHTAVLAYLDAAGRDRFFDQMRSLPARWISYEGRGVFPRIDAQVPGGVRADENRFIVSFDARPVAFAAPHGQRLDWM; translated from the coding sequence GTGCAGCCCCTCGACGACGACAACCTGCTCGCGGTCTCCGACCGCTACGCGCGCTTCGCCCGCTCGGAGGCGCACGGGAACTCCGCGTTCTACGAGGCCGTGTGCGAGGCGATCGCCGTCGACGAGGAACTCTGCGCGCGCATCGCCGAACTCCCGCCGGCGAAGCAGCAGCCCAACCTCGTTCTCGCCTCCGCGCGCTATCTGGATGCGCCCGAGCATGCGCCCGCCGACTTCACGGCGTGGCTCGTCGACGCGTGGCCCCGCGTGCGAGCGGTCGCGCTCGAGCACCGCACGCAGACGAACGAGCCGAACCGCACGGGCGTTCTGCTCACCCTCCTCGCGCAGATCGACGGCCCCGTCGCGCTCATCGAGGTCGGCGCCTCGGGCGGATTGTGCCTGTTCCCCGACCGCTACAGCCACACGTACGACGACGCGCACCGCCTCGATCCCGACGACGGCCGCTCCGCCGTCGTCACCCGCTGCGAGACGACGGGAGCCGTGCCGTTCCCGACGCGGATGCCGCGCATCGTGTCGCGCACGGGTGTCGACCTGCACCCTCTCGACGTGTCCCGGCCCGAGGACGCCCGCTGGCTGCGGGCACTGGTCTGGCCGGGGCAGCGCGAGCGTGAGGAACGGTTGGATGCCGCCATCGGCATCGCCCGCACGACTCCGCCCGCGCTCATCGAGGGCGACCTCAACGAGCGCATCGGGGATCTCGTGGCCGCCGTGCCGAGCGGGGTGACGCCCGTCGTGCAGCACACGGCCGTGCTCGCCTACCTCGACGCTGCTGGCCGAGATCGCTTCTTCGATCAGATGAGGTCGCTGCCCGCCCGCTGGATCTCCTACGAGGGTCGCGGTGTCTTCCCGCGCATCGATGCGCAGGTCCCAGGCGGCGTCCGCGCCGATGAGAATCGGTTCATCGTCTCGTTCGACGCGCGACCCGTCGCGTTCGCCGCGCCGCACGGGCAGCGCCTCGACTGGATGTGA
- a CDS encoding pentapeptide repeat-containing protein: MANRAPRLDPVTLSGLVDADLDDFLPGDRREGERIARADLAGRTLPDVEFLECAIDSAAIEGLKARGARLLECTIANADGAVLSAPSGTLRDVELTHSRIGSAELYDGRWDRVLVSDCKLGYVNLRGSALIDVVFEDCRIDELDLGQARATRVSLAGCRIDTLDVTGATLRDVDLRGVELTRITGIGGLAGAIVDEDQLLRLAPLLAGHLGITVA; this comes from the coding sequence ATGGCCAACCGCGCACCCCGCCTTGATCCCGTGACACTGTCCGGGCTGGTCGACGCCGACCTCGACGACTTCCTGCCGGGGGACCGCCGCGAGGGCGAGCGGATCGCCCGCGCCGATCTCGCCGGCCGCACGCTTCCCGACGTCGAGTTCCTCGAGTGCGCGATCGATTCGGCAGCCATCGAGGGCCTCAAGGCCCGCGGCGCGCGACTTCTCGAGTGCACGATCGCGAACGCGGACGGCGCCGTGCTGTCCGCGCCGTCCGGCACGTTGCGCGACGTCGAGCTGACCCATTCCCGCATCGGCTCGGCCGAGCTCTACGACGGCCGGTGGGACCGGGTGCTCGTCAGCGACTGCAAGCTCGGCTACGTCAACCTGCGCGGCAGCGCGCTCATCGACGTCGTCTTCGAGGACTGCCGCATCGACGAGCTCGATCTCGGGCAGGCGCGGGCGACGCGCGTTTCGCTCGCAGGCTGCCGCATCGACACTCTCGACGTCACGGGCGCGACCTTGCGCGACGTCGACCTTCGCGGTGTCGAACTCACGCGCATCACGGGCATCGGGGGACTGGCCGGAGCCATCGTCGACGAGGATCAGCTGCTGCGCCTCGCGCCGCTGCTCGCCGGGCATCTCGGAATCACGGTGGCCTGA
- a CDS encoding family 20 glycosylhydrolase, whose product MIPVLIPRPRVVEEQGGDLFLLRRETRIVTRRPKLGEYLAGLLRPATGFALPVTAGERSEGDIVLAGGGAAGDASEAYALSADAAAVTITAEHDAGLFAGIQTLRQLLPAEIERDTVQDAAWAVPAVTVEDAPRFSYRGVMLDIARHFFDADQIIRLIDQLAAVKINHLHLHLTDDQGWRLEIPGWPELTRSGAASAVGGGPGGFLTTADFERVVRHAASRFVTIVPEVDMPGHTNAAIVAYPELAPEGYAIAPFTGMDVGFSSLSIEAEVTYRFIDEVVGHIASLTPGPYVHLGGDESFATKDEDFCRFIERATAIIAAHGKTPIGWHEIGLCRGLPAGTIGQYWSYRVPQDDAGERARSIVEQGGSLILSPADAVYLDIKPEAGYPLGLEWTGAPTPLAQVVDWDPATLVPDVGEEHILGIEAPVWTETIETSADLEAMVFPRVLGVADMAWADAATDVPRRVAALLPRLDAAGIRFGPA is encoded by the coding sequence GTGATCCCCGTCCTCATTCCCCGTCCGCGTGTCGTCGAGGAGCAGGGCGGTGACCTCTTCCTGCTGCGTCGCGAGACGCGCATCGTCACGCGGCGGCCGAAGCTCGGCGAGTACCTCGCGGGGCTGCTGCGCCCGGCCACCGGCTTCGCGCTCCCCGTCACGGCCGGCGAGCGGAGCGAGGGGGACATCGTTCTCGCCGGCGGCGGCGCTGCGGGCGACGCGTCCGAGGCCTACGCGCTGAGCGCCGACGCGGCTGCGGTCACGATCACGGCGGAGCATGATGCGGGGCTGTTCGCGGGCATCCAGACGCTGCGCCAGCTCCTGCCCGCCGAGATCGAGCGGGACACCGTTCAGGATGCCGCGTGGGCGGTGCCCGCCGTTACTGTCGAGGACGCTCCGCGCTTCTCCTACCGCGGCGTCATGCTCGACATCGCGCGCCACTTCTTCGACGCCGACCAGATCATCCGGCTCATCGACCAGCTCGCGGCCGTGAAGATCAACCACCTGCACCTGCACCTGACCGACGACCAGGGCTGGCGGCTCGAGATCCCGGGCTGGCCCGAGCTCACACGCTCCGGCGCGGCGAGCGCGGTCGGCGGCGGGCCGGGCGGCTTCCTCACCACGGCCGACTTCGAGCGCGTCGTGCGGCATGCGGCATCCCGATTCGTCACGATCGTGCCCGAGGTCGACATGCCGGGGCACACGAACGCCGCGATCGTGGCGTACCCGGAGCTCGCGCCCGAGGGATACGCGATCGCCCCGTTCACGGGCATGGACGTGGGCTTCTCGTCCCTCAGCATCGAGGCGGAGGTCACCTATCGCTTCATCGACGAGGTCGTCGGGCACATCGCCTCCCTCACTCCCGGGCCGTACGTCCACCTCGGCGGCGACGAGTCGTTCGCGACGAAGGACGAGGACTTCTGCCGGTTCATCGAACGCGCGACGGCGATCATCGCCGCTCACGGGAAGACCCCGATCGGCTGGCACGAGATCGGGCTGTGCCGGGGTCTCCCCGCCGGCACGATCGGTCAGTACTGGAGCTACCGCGTGCCGCAGGACGACGCCGGCGAGCGCGCGCGATCGATCGTCGAGCAGGGCGGTTCGCTCATCCTCTCCCCCGCCGACGCCGTCTACCTCGACATCAAGCCCGAGGCGGGGTATCCCCTCGGCCTCGAGTGGACGGGAGCGCCGACGCCGCTCGCGCAGGTCGTCGACTGGGACCCGGCCACACTCGTGCCGGACGTCGGCGAAGAGCACATCCTCGGCATCGAGGCGCCCGTGTGGACGGAGACGATCGAAACGAGCGCAGACCTCGAGGCCATGGTCTTCCCGCGGGTCCTCGGCGTCGCCGACATGGCCTGGGCGGATGCCGCGACAGACGTGCCGCGTCGGGTCGCGGCGCTGCTGCCGCGGCTTGATGCCGCCGGCATCCGCTTCGGCCCCGCCTGA
- a CDS encoding SIS domain-containing protein codes for MSQPGAYMATELASQPDVWSRAIAQGDEGKLPPAGARIAVVGCGTSWFMAQSYAALRESAGLGITDAFAASEAFIDRDYDAVVALTRSGTTTEVLELLEHLGGSTRTVAVIGDTATPIVDMVDQVIAFPYADETSVVQTRFATTALTFFRHSTGADVSQQIADAHAVLAEELPAELVQAEQFSFLGRGWTTGLAHEAALKMREASQSWTESYSAMEYRHGPIAIAAPGRVTWMFGEAPEGLAGQVGAAGAHFENAKIDPLADLVRAQRVALQRALDAGLDPDTPRNLTRSVILDA; via the coding sequence ATGTCACAGCCCGGCGCCTACATGGCCACAGAACTCGCCAGCCAGCCCGATGTGTGGTCGCGCGCGATCGCACAGGGCGACGAAGGAAAGCTGCCTCCCGCCGGCGCGCGCATCGCCGTCGTCGGCTGCGGAACGTCCTGGTTCATGGCGCAGTCGTACGCCGCGCTGCGGGAGAGCGCGGGGCTCGGCATCACCGACGCCTTCGCCGCGAGCGAGGCCTTCATCGATCGCGACTACGACGCCGTCGTCGCCCTCACCCGCTCGGGCACCACGACGGAGGTCCTCGAGCTCCTCGAGCATCTCGGCGGCTCGACGCGCACGGTCGCCGTGATCGGCGACACCGCGACGCCCATCGTCGACATGGTCGACCAAGTCATCGCGTTCCCCTACGCTGACGAGACCTCGGTCGTGCAGACCCGCTTCGCGACGACGGCGCTCACGTTCTTCCGGCATTCAACCGGCGCCGACGTGAGCCAGCAGATCGCCGACGCGCACGCCGTGCTCGCGGAAGAACTGCCGGCTGAGCTCGTGCAGGCGGAGCAGTTCTCGTTCCTCGGCCGCGGCTGGACGACGGGACTCGCGCACGAGGCCGCCCTCAAGATGCGCGAGGCCTCGCAGTCGTGGACGGAGTCGTACTCCGCGATGGAGTACCGGCACGGCCCCATCGCGATCGCCGCGCCCGGCCGAGTGACGTGGATGTTCGGCGAGGCGCCCGAGGGGCTCGCCGGCCAGGTCGGCGCGGCGGGAGCGCACTTCGAGAACGCGAAAATCGATCCGCTCGCGGACCTCGTGCGGGCTCAGCGCGTCGCCCTGCAGCGCGCCCTCGACGCGGGCCTCGACCCCGACACGCCGCGCAACCTGACGCGCTCGGTCATCCTCGACGCATGA
- a CDS encoding ROK family protein produces the protein MSPLLGAGAPVLAFDVGGTDMKSALVDADGALLGVRRTPTPVQPEHTERAVLPLLGELARELRAQHPLVVPEAIGLVAPGVVDDETGIGLFSENLNWRDVPFRRLAAEQFGLPASFTHDVRAAGEAEYRLGPSSRFRDVLVVTIGTGIAAAVFIDGEPYAAGGYAGELGHSVITPDGESCACGGRGCLEAIASAGAITRRYNRVAGAGVTGAKDVLARAQSGDADAAAVWSSALDALALGLSHAVALLAPEAIVLGGGLAQAGDALFVPLAERLERFLTFHRRPQLMHASIGENAGLVGAAMRARAVLEHA, from the coding sequence ATGAGCCCGCTGCTGGGCGCCGGCGCACCCGTGCTCGCGTTCGACGTGGGTGGTACCGACATGAAGTCGGCGCTCGTCGACGCCGACGGCGCGCTGCTCGGAGTGCGGCGCACGCCGACGCCCGTGCAGCCCGAGCACACCGAGCGGGCGGTGCTCCCGCTGCTCGGCGAGCTCGCGCGCGAGCTGCGGGCGCAGCATCCGCTCGTCGTTCCCGAGGCCATCGGGCTCGTCGCCCCCGGCGTCGTCGACGACGAGACGGGCATCGGCCTGTTCTCGGAGAACCTCAATTGGCGCGACGTGCCGTTCCGGCGTCTCGCCGCCGAGCAGTTCGGGCTGCCGGCCTCGTTCACGCACGACGTGCGCGCGGCCGGCGAAGCCGAATACCGCCTCGGTCCGTCGTCGCGGTTCCGCGACGTGCTCGTCGTCACGATCGGCACGGGAATCGCCGCCGCCGTCTTCATCGACGGAGAGCCGTATGCCGCGGGCGGCTACGCGGGCGAGCTCGGCCACTCCGTCATCACGCCCGACGGCGAATCGTGCGCGTGCGGCGGTCGCGGCTGCCTCGAGGCCATCGCCTCGGCGGGCGCGATCACGCGGCGTTACAACCGTGTAGCGGGCGCCGGCGTCACGGGCGCCAAGGACGTGCTCGCCCGCGCGCAATCGGGCGATGCGGATGCCGCTGCCGTCTGGTCGAGCGCCCTCGACGCCCTCGCCCTCGGGCTCTCGCACGCGGTCGCGCTTCTGGCGCCCGAGGCGATCGTGCTCGGCGGCGGTCTCGCGCAGGCCGGCGACGCGCTGTTCGTGCCGCTCGCGGAACGGCTCGAGCGCTTCCTCACCTTCCACCGCCGGCCGCAGCTCATGCACGCGAGCATCGGCGAGAACGCCGGGCTCGTGGGCGCGGCCATGCGGGCACGGGCCGTCCTGGAGCACGCATGA
- a CDS encoding 1-phosphofructokinase family hexose kinase has protein sequence MIITVTPNPALDATITLDHVTPGGTHRVAPAVLRAGGKGINVARVLAEQGEQVTAIAPVSASEVAFADDLASVPHSFVGTPERVRRSTAFVETGTGTTTIFNESGTPQPQTVWIELGDVVSSRLPEARCLVVSGSCPPEAPASLTASLTALARNAGIPSIADATGEQLLGAARAGASVLKPNRAELADTTGENDPVAGARALQALGAGTVVVSLGEDGMIAVPRDPDAAVLSGRLGRVLRGNPTGAGDAAVAALAACLARDPNAALEPLLRRAVAWSAAAVLMPLAGSIHSSHPDLAAEVAVEPLESR, from the coding sequence ATGATCATCACCGTCACCCCGAACCCCGCCCTCGACGCCACGATCACGCTCGATCACGTCACACCGGGTGGCACCCATCGGGTGGCGCCCGCGGTGCTGCGCGCGGGCGGGAAGGGCATAAACGTCGCTCGCGTGCTCGCCGAGCAGGGCGAGCAGGTGACGGCGATCGCGCCCGTGAGCGCGAGCGAAGTCGCGTTCGCCGACGACCTTGCGAGCGTGCCGCACTCGTTCGTCGGCACTCCCGAGCGCGTGCGCCGGTCGACGGCGTTCGTCGAGACCGGCACGGGAACGACGACGATCTTCAACGAGTCCGGAACGCCGCAGCCGCAGACGGTGTGGATCGAGCTCGGCGACGTCGTGAGCTCCCGGCTGCCCGAGGCACGGTGCCTTGTCGTGTCGGGCAGCTGCCCGCCCGAGGCGCCGGCCTCGCTCACCGCGAGTCTCACCGCCCTCGCGCGCAACGCGGGAATCCCGAGCATCGCCGATGCGACCGGCGAACAGCTGCTCGGCGCCGCACGAGCGGGAGCGAGCGTGCTCAAGCCCAATCGCGCGGAGCTCGCCGACACCACGGGCGAGAACGACCCGGTCGCGGGAGCCCGCGCGCTGCAGGCCCTCGGCGCGGGGACCGTCGTCGTCTCGCTCGGCGAGGACGGCATGATCGCCGTGCCCAGAGACCCGGATGCCGCCGTGCTGAGCGGCCGACTCGGCCGCGTGCTGCGCGGCAACCCCACGGGCGCGGGCGATGCGGCGGTCGCCGCCCTCGCCGCCTGCCTCGCCCGCGATCCGAACGCGGCGCTCGAGCCGCTGCTGCGCCGGGCGGTGGCCTGGTCAGCGGCGGCCGTGCTCATGCCGCTCGCGGGCAGCATCCATTCCTCTCATCCCGATCTCGCCGCCGAGGTCGCCGTCGAACCGCTGGAGTCCCGATGA